In Sphingomonas sp. PAMC26645, one DNA window encodes the following:
- a CDS encoding M61 family metallopeptidase: MIRKLLVASLLASAVPAFAQVPAGNTAPQPVPFVDTIPDAVDTPYPGTLLLDVDATDTERGIFRVKQTIPVAKSGPMALLYPKWLPGAHSPRGEIEKLAGLVIRANGKIVPWTRDPVDVFAFHIDVPTGAKSVVAEFQFISATKGDQGRIVMTPTMISLEPNLVSLYPAGYFTRQIPIKMTATYPAGWTAAGAVPAKVSGSTYSYDTTNYEILVDSPTLAGKYGKVWPLSPRVDLNVFADSPDQLAAKPEQIDAHKRLVDQAVKTFGAQHYDHYEFLLSITDQLGGIGLEHHRSSENGVRPGYFTEWETGAAARNLLPHEYTHSWDGKFRRGADLWTPDFRTPMRDSLLWVYEGQTQFWGYVLQARSGLVSKQDTLDGYASILGNYDTAPGRQWRNLIDTTNDPVISARKPKGWTSWQRSEDYYNEGLMVWMEVDAMLRQKSNGTKSIDDFAKAFFGVRDGDYGELTYTFADVARTLNGIVPYDWATFLNTRLTETGKPAPINGFAMNGYKLVHGPEQSPYLKQAEKTRGTDVSYSLGLVINKEGVVTSSIWDSPAFKAGLDVGTEIEAVNSEAYSSDRIKAAILAAKGTKLPIRLTVKNNDRFRDISLDYHDGPRYPRLQKVGKGDGGLDKLLTPR, encoded by the coding sequence TCGACGCTACCGATACCGAACGCGGCATCTTCCGCGTCAAGCAGACCATCCCGGTCGCCAAGTCCGGTCCGATGGCGCTGCTCTATCCGAAGTGGCTGCCCGGCGCGCATTCCCCGCGCGGCGAGATCGAGAAGCTTGCCGGCCTGGTGATCCGCGCGAACGGGAAGATCGTCCCCTGGACGCGCGATCCGGTCGATGTCTTCGCGTTCCACATCGACGTGCCGACCGGCGCGAAGTCGGTAGTGGCCGAGTTCCAGTTCATCTCCGCGACCAAGGGCGACCAGGGCCGCATCGTCATGACGCCGACGATGATCAGCCTCGAACCGAACCTCGTCAGCCTGTACCCGGCGGGCTATTTCACGCGCCAGATTCCGATCAAGATGACCGCGACCTATCCGGCCGGCTGGACCGCGGCGGGCGCGGTGCCGGCCAAGGTGTCCGGCTCGACCTACAGCTACGACACGACCAACTACGAGATCCTGGTCGATTCGCCGACGCTCGCGGGCAAGTACGGCAAGGTCTGGCCGCTCTCCCCCCGCGTCGATCTCAACGTGTTCGCCGACAGCCCCGATCAGCTCGCCGCCAAGCCCGAACAGATCGACGCGCACAAGCGGCTCGTCGACCAGGCGGTGAAGACGTTCGGCGCGCAGCATTACGATCATTACGAATTCCTGCTGTCGATCACCGATCAGCTCGGCGGGATCGGCCTGGAGCATCATCGCAGTTCCGAGAACGGCGTTCGCCCGGGCTATTTCACCGAATGGGAAACCGGCGCCGCCGCCCGTAACCTGCTCCCGCACGAATACACGCACAGCTGGGACGGCAAGTTCCGCCGCGGCGCCGACCTGTGGACGCCGGACTTCCGCACGCCGATGCGCGATTCGCTGCTGTGGGTATATGAAGGCCAGACGCAGTTCTGGGGCTATGTGCTCCAGGCGCGCTCGGGTCTGGTCAGCAAGCAGGACACGCTCGACGGTTACGCCTCGATCCTCGGCAATTACGACACCGCGCCCGGCCGCCAGTGGCGCAACCTGATCGACACGACCAACGATCCGGTGATCTCGGCGCGCAAGCCGAAGGGCTGGACCAGCTGGCAGCGCTCGGAGGATTACTACAACGAGGGCCTGATGGTCTGGATGGAAGTCGACGCGATGCTCCGCCAGAAGTCGAACGGCACCAAGTCGATCGACGATTTCGCCAAGGCCTTCTTCGGCGTCCGGGACGGTGATTACGGCGAACTCACCTATACCTTCGCCGATGTCGCGAGGACGTTGAACGGCATCGTCCCGTATGACTGGGCGACGTTCCTCAACACCCGCCTGACCGAGACAGGCAAGCCTGCCCCGATCAACGGCTTCGCGATGAACGGCTACAAGCTGGTCCACGGTCCGGAACAGAGCCCATATCTGAAGCAGGCCGAGAAGACGCGCGGCACCGATGTCAGCTATTCGCTTGGGCTGGTGATCAACAAGGAGGGCGTGGTCACGTCGTCGATCTGGGACAGCCCCGCGTTCAAGGCAGGGCTCGACGTCGGCACCGAGATCGAGGCGGTCAACAGCGAGGCCTATTCGTCCGATCGGATAAAGGCGGCGATCCTCGCAGCGAAGGGCACCAAGCTTCCGATCCGCCTTACGGTGAAGAACAACGACCGTTTCCGTGATATCTCGCTCGATTACCACGACGGCCCGCGCTATCCGCGCCTCCAGAAGGTCGGTAAAGGTGACGGTGGGCTGGACAAGCTGCTGACGCCGCGCTGA